A stretch of Homo sapiens chromosome 19 genomic patch of type NOVEL, GRCh38.p14 PATCHES HSCHR19KIR_7191059-2_CTG3_1 DNA encodes these proteins:
- the KIR2DL4 gene encoding killer cell immunoglobulin-like receptor 2DL4 isoform a precursor (isoform a precursor is encoded by transcript variant 1; The RefSeq protein has 2 substitutions compared to this genomic sequence): protein MSMSPTVIILACLGFFLDQSVWAHVGGQDKPFCSAWPSAVVPQGGHVTLRCHYRRGFNIFTLYKKDGVPVPELYNRIFWNSFLISPVTPAHAGTYRCRGFHPHSPTEWSAPSNPLVIMVTGLYEKPSLTARPGPTVRAGENVTLSCSSQSSFDIYHLSREGEAHELRLPAVPSINGTFQADFPLGPATHGETYRCFGSFHGSPYEWSDPSDPLPVSVTGNPSSSWPSPTEPSFKTGIARHLHAVIRYSVAIILFTILPFFLLHRWCSKKKNAAVMNQEPAGHRTVNREDSDEQDPQEVTYAQLDHCIFTQRKITGPSQRSKRPSTDTSVCIELPNAEPRALSPAHEHHSQALMGSSRETTALSQTQLASSNVPAAGI from the exons ATGTCCATGTCACCCACGGTCATCATCCTGGCATGTCTTG GGTTCTTCTTGGACCAGAGTGTGTGGGCACACGTGG GTGGTCAGGACAAGCCCTTCTGCTCTGCCTGGCCCAGCGCTGTGGTGCCTCAAGGAGGACACGTGACTCTTCGGTGTCACTATCGTCGTGGGTTTAACATCTTCACGCTGTACAAGAAAGATGGGGTCCCTGTCCCTGAGCTCTACAACAGAATATTCTGGAACAGTTTCCTCATTAGCCCTGTGACCCCAGCACACGCAGGGACCTACAGATGTCGAGGTTTTCACCCGCACTCCCCCACTGAGTGGTCGGCACCCAGCAACCCCCTGGTGATCATGGTCACAG GTCTATATGAGAAACCTTCGCTTACAGCCCGGCCGGGCCCCACGGTTCGCACAGGAGAGAACGTGACCTTGTCCTGCAGCTCCCAGAGCTCCTTTGACATCTACCATCTATCCAGGGAGGGGGAAGCCCATGAACTTAGGCTCCCTGCAGTGCCCAGCATCAATGGAACATTCCAGGCCGACTTCCCTCTGGGTCCTGCCACCCACGGAGAGACCTACAGATGCTTCGGCTCTTTCCATGGATCTCCCTACGAGTGGTCAGACGCGAGTGACCCACTGCCTGTTTCTGTCACAG GAAACCCTTCTAGTAGTTGGCCTTCACCCACTGAACCAAGCTTCAAAACTG GTATCGCCAGACACCTGCATGCTGTGATTAGGTACTCAGTGGCCATCATCCTCTTCAccatccttcccttctttctccttcatcgctggtgctccaaaaaaaaaa ATGCTGCTGTAATGAACCAAGAGCCTGCGGGACACAGAACAGTGAACAGGGAG GACTCTGATGAACAAGACCCTCAGGAGGTGACATACGCACAGTTGGATCACTGCATTTTCACACAGAGAAAAATCACTGGCCCTTCTCAGAGGAGCAAGAGACCCTCAACAGATACCAGCGTGTGTATAGAACTTCCAAATGCTGAGCCCAGAGCGTTATCTCCTGCCCATGAGCACCACAGTCAGGCCTTGATGGGATCTTCTAGGGAGACAACAGCCCTGTCTCAAACCCAGCTTGCCAGCTCTAATGTACCAGCAGCTGGAATCTGA